Proteins from one Desulfonema limicola genomic window:
- a CDS encoding response regulator, translated as MSQKKTPVILTIDDEKGIRESIRYFLEDYEYQVLEAENGKIGIEIFKRENPDLILVDLRMPEMDGLEVLRIVRNQSPDTPVIVISGTGVIGDAVEALHLGAWDYLLKPIGDLSVLLHSVEKALERSRLILENHAYQQYLEQEVAKRTRELEKANKELLREIALRKKTEASLRENEKKYRGYIENAPYGVFVADALGKYIEVNNAACQITGYSIDELSHMNIPDLIHKDFKEQGRKHFQEVMDKGRAVGELRFLRKDGSEMEMLVEAVKISDNRFIAFCKDLEEKKQAEAAKMLLESQLRQAQKMESIGTLAGGIAHDFNNILSSVIGYTELTIDDLPVGSVARRNLSSVLKAGERAKSLVSQILTFSRQSEQVHIPVQIHIIVKEALKLIRSSLPATIEIHQRITDSGYVMADPTQIHQVVMNLCTNAFHAMQDTGGVLTATLSQKQVNKINSAQYPELAWDNYVVLCIKDTGCGMKQDLLERIFDPYFTTKEKGKGTGLGLAVVHGIIKAHRGTIKVKTYPGKGSSFCVWLPTITVVQNEKADAEPQQLIGREHILIVDDEIDIIQMEQQMLERLGYKVTAFTDSLKALEAFSAAPLDFDVIVTDMTMPGITGYLLAKEMIRIRSNIPIILCTGFSEQIDEKKAEAAGIKKYIIKPAARNDLAKALREVLETQL; from the coding sequence ATGTCTCAGAAAAAAACACCCGTGATACTGACAATAGACGATGAAAAAGGTATAAGGGAAAGTATCAGGTACTTTCTTGAGGATTATGAATATCAAGTACTGGAAGCGGAAAACGGAAAAATTGGGATAGAAATATTTAAAAGGGAAAACCCGGATCTGATCCTGGTAGATCTGAGGATGCCGGAAATGGACGGACTGGAAGTATTAAGAATAGTAAGAAACCAATCCCCTGACACACCTGTTATTGTAATTTCAGGAACAGGGGTGATCGGGGATGCAGTTGAGGCTCTCCACCTGGGAGCATGGGATTATCTGCTCAAACCCATAGGTGATTTGTCTGTACTGCTCCATTCTGTTGAAAAGGCTCTGGAGCGCTCCAGACTTATTCTTGAAAACCATGCATATCAGCAATACCTGGAACAAGAGGTTGCCAAAAGAACCAGGGAACTTGAAAAAGCCAATAAAGAATTGTTAAGGGAAATTGCCTTGAGAAAAAAAACTGAAGCATCTTTGCGTGAAAATGAAAAAAAATACCGGGGTTATATTGAAAATGCTCCTTATGGTGTTTTTGTTGCAGACGCTTTGGGAAAATATATTGAGGTTAATAATGCAGCGTGTCAGATTACAGGATATTCTATTGATGAATTAAGTCATATGAATATACCTGATCTGATCCATAAGGATTTCAAAGAACAGGGCAGGAAACATTTTCAAGAAGTTATGGACAAAGGCCGTGCTGTTGGGGAACTAAGGTTTTTACGCAAAGACGGCTCTGAAATGGAAATGCTTGTGGAGGCTGTCAAGATTTCTGATAATCGTTTTATAGCTTTCTGCAAAGACCTTGAAGAAAAAAAACAGGCTGAAGCAGCAAAGATGCTTCTGGAATCACAGCTCCGCCAGGCTCAGAAAATGGAATCCATAGGAACCCTTGCAGGAGGCATTGCCCATGATTTTAACAATATCCTTTCATCAGTAATAGGATACACGGAATTAACAATAGATGACCTGCCTGTGGGAAGTGTTGCCAGGCGCAATCTGTCGTCTGTATTAAAAGCAGGAGAAAGAGCAAAAAGCCTGGTCAGTCAGATATTGACTTTCAGCCGCCAGAGCGAGCAGGTTCATATTCCGGTTCAGATTCATATTATTGTTAAAGAAGCTCTTAAACTAATCCGTTCATCCCTGCCTGCCACCATAGAGATTCATCAAAGAATCACTGACTCAGGTTATGTAATGGCAGATCCTACCCAGATACATCAGGTTGTTATGAATCTCTGTACCAATGCATTTCATGCCATGCAGGATACAGGCGGAGTTTTAACTGCTACATTATCTCAAAAACAGGTAAATAAAATAAATTCTGCACAATACCCTGAACTTGCCTGGGACAATTATGTAGTATTATGTATTAAAGATACTGGCTGCGGCATGAAACAAGATTTATTGGAACGAATTTTTGACCCTTATTTTACAACAAAAGAAAAAGGCAAGGGAACAGGTCTGGGTCTTGCAGTTGTTCACGGGATTATTAAAGCTCACAGGGGAACAATTAAGGTAAAAACTTATCCAGGAAAAGGAAGTTCTTTCTGTGTCTGGCTTCCAACAATAACAGTGGTACAAAATGAAAAAGCTGATGCAGAACCACAGCAGCTTATTGGCAGGGAACATATACTTATAGTAGATGATGAAATTGATATTATTCAAATGGAACAGCAAATGCTTGAACGACTGGGATATAAGGTTACAGCCTTTACAGACAGCCTGAAAGCATTGGAAGCTTTTTCAGCCGCCCCCCTTGATTTTGATGTGATTGTAACTGACATGACCATGCCAGGTATTACAGGATACCTGCTGGCAAAGGAGATGATCCGTATTCGCAGCAATATACCTATTATCCTGTGTACTGGATTTAGTGAACAAATAGATGAAAAAAAAGCAGAAGCTGCTGGAATAAAAAAATATATTATAAAACCTGCTGCCAGGAATGATCTGGCAAAAGCATTGCGTGAGGTACTGGAGACTCAATTATGA
- a CDS encoding glutamine--tRNA ligase/YqeY domain fusion protein has translation MTVTDSVPAPNFIRYIIDEDLKTSKFDKRVVTRFPPEPNGYLHIGHAKSICLNFGLAAEYKGTCHMRFDDTNPGKEETEYVDSIKEDVQWLGFDWKEHLYYASDYFDRLYEFAVELIKQGKAYVDDLSADDIRLYRGTLTEPGKESPFRNRPVEENLELFEKMRAGEYEDGACVLRAKINMAAPNIVMRDPALYRIRKVHHHRTGNKWNIYPMYDFTHCLSDSIEGITHSICTLEFENNRELYDWVLDELKVYHPRQIEFARLNLTYTVLSKRKLIELVTQGHVTGWDDPRMPTISGLRRRGYTPEAIRKFCERIGVAKRDSMVDMALLEYIIREDLNKSAARVMAVLRPLKVVIENYPKDQVEEMEFVNNPEDPGMGSRNVPFSRVLYIERDDFFENPPKKFFRLGPGREVRLRYAYFVTCVDFIKDEQTGEVIELRCTYDPETKGGNAPDGRKVKGTLHWVSAAHAIDAEVRLYDHLFTRENPNEGGDYKECLNPNSLETLTGCKLEPSLANSKSGIRYQFERLGYFCLDSKDSSSKSLVFNRTVTLRDTWAKIQKGKKG, from the coding sequence ATGACTGTTACAGATTCTGTTCCTGCACCTAATTTTATTCGATATATAATTGATGAAGATTTAAAAACAAGTAAATTTGACAAGAGGGTTGTTACCCGTTTTCCTCCTGAACCAAATGGTTATCTGCATATAGGCCATGCAAAATCTATTTGCCTTAATTTTGGTCTGGCTGCCGAATATAAGGGAACCTGCCATATGCGTTTTGATGATACTAATCCTGGAAAAGAAGAAACAGAATATGTTGATTCTATAAAGGAGGATGTTCAGTGGCTTGGTTTTGACTGGAAAGAGCATCTTTACTATGCTTCTGACTATTTTGACAGGCTTTATGAATTTGCTGTTGAATTAATAAAACAAGGCAAAGCTTATGTTGATGATCTTAGTGCTGATGACATAAGGCTGTACAGGGGAACCCTGACTGAACCTGGAAAAGAAAGCCCTTTCAGAAACAGGCCGGTTGAAGAAAATCTTGAACTTTTTGAAAAAATGAGAGCAGGGGAATATGAGGACGGGGCATGTGTATTAAGGGCTAAAATTAATATGGCTGCTCCAAATATAGTTATGCGCGATCCTGCTCTTTACCGAATACGCAAGGTTCATCATCACAGAACAGGGAATAAATGGAATATTTACCCCATGTATGATTTTACCCATTGTCTTTCAGATTCCATAGAAGGCATTACCCATTCCATATGCACCCTTGAATTTGAAAATAACCGGGAGCTTTATGACTGGGTCCTTGATGAATTAAAGGTTTATCATCCCAGGCAGATAGAATTTGCAAGGCTGAATCTTACATATACGGTTTTAAGCAAAAGAAAGCTTATTGAGCTTGTAACCCAGGGACATGTAACAGGCTGGGATGATCCCCGAATGCCCACAATTTCAGGCTTGAGAAGAAGGGGATATACCCCGGAAGCCATAAGAAAGTTCTGTGAACGAATCGGGGTTGCCAAAAGAGACAGTATGGTTGATATGGCTTTGCTGGAATATATTATCAGGGAAGACTTGAACAAAAGCGCTGCCAGGGTTATGGCTGTACTCAGGCCCCTTAAGGTTGTTATTGAAAATTATCCCAAAGATCAGGTTGAGGAAATGGAGTTTGTCAATAATCCCGAAGATCCCGGCATGGGATCTAGGAATGTCCCGTTTTCAAGGGTTTTATATATAGAAAGAGATGATTTTTTTGAAAATCCTCCTAAAAAATTCTTCAGACTTGGGCCCGGACGGGAGGTAAGGCTCAGGTATGCTTATTTTGTTACATGTGTTGATTTTATTAAAGATGAACAAACCGGGGAAGTAATTGAACTTAGATGTACCTATGATCCTGAAACAAAGGGAGGAAATGCTCCAGACGGCAGAAAGGTTAAAGGAACCCTGCACTGGGTGTCTGCTGCCCATGCAATAGATGCTGAAGTCCGGCTTTATGATCATCTTTTTACCAGGGAAAATCCTAATGAAGGGGGAGATTATAAAGAATGCCTTAATCCAAATTCCCTTGAAACCTTGACCGGCTGCAAGCTTGAACCATCTCTTGCAAATTCAAAGTCTGGAATCAGATACCAGTTTGAAAGACTTGGTTATTTCTGCCTTGATTCAAAAGATTCTTCCAGTAAAAGCCTGGTTTTTAACAGGACTGTTACTTTAAGAGATACCTGGGCAAAGATACAAAAGGGAAAAAAAGGTTAA
- a CDS encoding MBL fold metallo-hydrolase — protein sequence MKKKENKDFDLEVFTLASGSRGNAAFVSNGSTSILIDAGLSGIEVDRRLRTKGHCLADIDAILISHEHGDHIHAAGILSRRLDIPVYLTPKAWKASERKLGKISDIRHFNSGLGFKINSLEIYPFSTSHDSEDPVSLTIRQNGTKIGIATDLGIATALVKEHLKNCSLLILEANHDPVMLMNGPYPWHLKQRIKSRTGHLSNDDSGKLLKEILHEQLQHVILGHLSEKNNTPHKALNAAGQAMNGSKASLAIAPQDRCSEVFRLKSGGLQ from the coding sequence ATGAAAAAAAAAGAAAATAAGGATTTTGATCTGGAAGTTTTTACCCTTGCAAGCGGAAGCAGGGGTAATGCAGCCTTTGTTTCTAACGGTTCAACATCCATTTTAATAGATGCAGGGCTTTCAGGGATTGAGGTTGACCGGAGACTCAGGACAAAGGGGCACTGCCTTGCTGATATAGATGCAATCTTGATCTCTCATGAGCATGGGGATCATATTCATGCAGCAGGAATATTGTCCCGAAGGCTGGATATTCCTGTTTATTTAACCCCAAAAGCCTGGAAAGCATCAGAACGAAAGCTTGGAAAAATATCAGATATTAGACATTTTAACAGCGGGCTGGGCTTTAAGATCAATTCCCTTGAAATTTATCCTTTTTCCACTTCCCATGATTCAGAAGATCCTGTAAGTTTAACCATCCGTCAAAACGGCACAAAGATCGGGATTGCAACAGATTTAGGCATTGCAACCGCACTGGTAAAAGAGCATCTTAAAAACTGTTCCCTGCTTATTCTGGAAGCTAATCATGATCCTGTAATGCTCATGAACGGCCCGTATCCCTGGCACTTAAAGCAGAGAATTAAAAGCAGGACAGGTCATCTTTCCAATGATGATTCAGGAAAACTTTTAAAAGAAATCCTGCATGAACAATTGCAGCATGTGATTTTAGGACATCTGAGCGAAAAAAACAACACCCCCCATAAGGCACTTAATGCCGCAGGCCAGGCTATGAACGGCTCTAAAGCCAGCCTGGCAATAGCTCCCCAGGACAGATGCAGCGAAGTTTTCAGGCTTAAATCAGGAGGACTCCAATGA
- the msrB gene encoding peptide-methionine (R)-S-oxide reductase MsrB: MSNIQTATFAGGCFWCIESDFEKIEGVVDVISGYAGGSEKNPSYKDVSSGITGHVEAVQVDFDPLLISYNKLLDIFWQHINPCDPGGQFADRGSQYASAVFFHNQEQKQAAEESKKALEMSGRFEKPIVTKIIPFTQFYKAEDYHQDYHKKNPGRYKLYRYNSGRDQFLKKVWAKDHDKSEPKEKYPKPSDNIIKQKLSPVQYQVTQKQGTEPPFDNQYWDNKKPGIYVDIVSGEPLFSSIDKFDSGTGWPSFTKPLEKSNIIEKKDSSLFMVRTEVRSRHGDSHLGHVFNDGPRPAGLRYCINSAALRFIPVEELEKNGYGEYLQIFEK, encoded by the coding sequence ATGTCAAATATACAGACTGCGACATTTGCCGGGGGGTGTTTCTGGTGTATTGAATCAGATTTTGAAAAAATTGAGGGTGTTGTTGATGTTATTTCAGGATATGCAGGAGGAAGTGAAAAAAATCCTTCTTATAAAGATGTTTCTTCAGGCATTACCGGCCATGTTGAGGCAGTGCAGGTAGATTTTGACCCTTTATTAATATCATATAATAAACTTCTGGATATTTTCTGGCAGCATATTAATCCCTGCGATCCTGGAGGCCAGTTTGCTGACAGGGGAAGCCAGTATGCTTCTGCTGTATTTTTTCATAACCAGGAACAAAAACAGGCTGCTGAAGAATCAAAAAAAGCTCTGGAAATGTCGGGCAGATTTGAAAAACCCATAGTTACAAAAATTATTCCTTTTACTCAATTTTACAAAGCAGAAGACTATCATCAGGATTATCATAAAAAAAACCCTGGAAGATATAAACTTTACAGGTATAATTCAGGCAGGGATCAGTTTTTGAAAAAAGTCTGGGCCAAAGATCATGATAAATCAGAACCAAAGGAAAAATATCCAAAACCATCTGATAATATTATCAAACAAAAACTAAGTCCTGTGCAGTATCAGGTTACACAAAAACAGGGAACCGAGCCTCCTTTTGACAATCAATACTGGGATAATAAAAAACCTGGGATTTATGTAGATATTGTTTCAGGAGAACCCTTATTTTCTTCTATTGATAAATTTGATTCAGGCACAGGGTGGCCGAGTTTTACAAAACCCCTTGAAAAATCAAATATAATTGAAAAAAAGGACTCAAGCTTGTTTATGGTTCGTACTGAGGTAAGAAGCAGGCATGGAGATTCCCATCTGGGACATGTTTTTAATGACGGACCCCGGCCCGCAGGTTTAAGATACTGTATTAATTCAGCAGCATTAAGATTTATTCCTGTTGAAGAACTTGAAAAAAACGGATATGGTGAATATTTGCAAATTTTTGAGAAATAA
- a CDS encoding THUMP domain-containing class I SAM-dependent RNA methyltransferase — protein sequence MKKEQIFIYQKTNRFFAQLAPGMEEIGIQELKELGAARIKPDYRGIYFNATRACLYRVNYLSRIITRVLAPLITFKCPDTDMLYKKAGDIEWSKLFKVNNTFAVFSNVSNSSITHSQYAGLCLKDAIADQFRKYFNKRPDIDPQNPDIWINLYINKNQATISLDTSGGSLHKRGYRQISLEAPMQEPLAAAIIKLTGWDGSSPLYDPMCGSGTLLSEALMQYCKIPSGFLRTGFGFEFLPDFEKMVWLSVKKKADKKIRPLAQGLISGSDISAHAVDAAKINNKALPYGDNIIFQQTDFQDIPLLENTIIVSNPPYGIRMGRGENPGLLIKEMGDFLKQRCKGSQAYIYFGNRELIKEVGLKPSWKKPLWNGGLDGRLVKYELY from the coding sequence ATGAAAAAAGAACAGATTTTTATTTATCAGAAAACAAACCGTTTTTTTGCCCAGCTTGCCCCCGGCATGGAAGAAATAGGAATTCAGGAGTTAAAAGAACTGGGTGCTGCCAGGATAAAACCTGATTATAGGGGTATTTATTTTAATGCAACAAGGGCCTGTCTTTATCGAGTAAATTATCTTTCACGGATCATTACCAGAGTACTGGCACCTTTAATAACCTTTAAATGTCCTGATACAGACATGCTTTATAAGAAAGCCGGGGACATTGAATGGTCAAAACTATTTAAAGTTAATAATACCTTTGCCGTATTTTCCAATGTATCAAACAGCAGTATTACCCATTCACAATATGCAGGGCTTTGTTTAAAAGATGCTATAGCAGACCAGTTTAGAAAATATTTTAATAAAAGACCGGATATAGATCCGCAAAATCCTGATATTTGGATCAATCTTTATATTAATAAAAATCAGGCAACTATAAGTCTTGATACATCAGGGGGATCGCTTCACAAAAGGGGATACAGGCAGATATCTCTTGAAGCACCTATGCAGGAACCCCTGGCTGCTGCCATTATAAAATTAACAGGCTGGGATGGAAGCAGTCCCCTTTATGACCCCATGTGCGGTTCAGGAACCCTTTTAAGCGAAGCTCTTATGCAATACTGCAAAATACCGTCAGGCTTTCTCAGGACAGGGTTTGGTTTTGAATTTCTTCCTGATTTTGAAAAAATGGTATGGCTGTCTGTGAAAAAAAAAGCAGATAAAAAGATCCGCCCCCTGGCTCAAGGATTGATTTCAGGCAGTGATATTTCTGCCCATGCAGTTGATGCTGCAAAAATCAATAACAAGGCTCTGCCCTATGGAGACAATATTATTTTTCAACAAACAGATTTTCAGGATATTCCTTTACTTGAAAACACAATTATTGTATCCAATCCTCCATATGGAATCCGTATGGGCAGAGGTGAAAACCCTGGTCTTCTTATAAAGGAAATGGGGGATTTCCTGAAACAGCGGTGCAAAGGTTCTCAGGCTTATATTTACTTTGGCAATCGTGAGCTTATAAAAGAAGTGGGACTCAAGCCTTCATGGAAAAAGCCTCTTTGGAATGGAGGACTTGACGGACGACTTGTTAAATATGAACTGTATTAA